One genomic region from Salinicola endophyticus encodes:
- the pilV gene encoding shufflon system plasmid conjugative transfer pilus tip adhesin PilV, whose amino-acid sequence MVMEAIVVLAIMAAMSPIFIQFQQRATDARDAQVVGAELKRVAEGSQRYIQDNLALLQQRTKSGPVTISHDMLVRSGYLDASSPAKNSYNQSYAIKVIRDGGGNDNLRALVTTTGGQTLPYSVMRSAAQESGAAGGVIADDDTRKARSVSGSWEETLSRYQLDPGGGHLASVMLFTRGALDPNYLYRVPVPGRPDLNEMRADLDMTDHDIKEADKISAKQFVTAGNSGWYAQKWGGGWHMSDHDWIRATGNKGVVTGGTVQGGYLLASTTQNPGAGCEPNGLIGRQSDGSLLSCVSGKWSKVGGAGFGHWRHPGRYQRGGNSYYAETAPSDGIVMVIGQSSGSEAWVQRGGKSNVQMGPYAKNPPGTDRNAIRFVGAEVDGQCTSTRSGGHSDGACDSSRAGNSGTVTFGVRKGDWYFVTHGSDVWFLPLGA is encoded by the coding sequence ATGGTGATGGAAGCCATTGTGGTGCTGGCCATCATGGCGGCTATGTCGCCCATCTTCATCCAGTTTCAGCAGCGCGCGACTGACGCCAGGGATGCACAGGTTGTCGGCGCCGAACTGAAGCGCGTTGCCGAAGGATCGCAGCGCTATATCCAGGACAATCTGGCACTTCTACAGCAACGCACCAAGTCGGGGCCGGTCACGATCTCTCACGACATGCTAGTGCGGTCCGGCTATCTCGACGCTTCCTCGCCAGCGAAGAACAGCTACAACCAGAGCTATGCAATCAAGGTGATTCGTGACGGTGGTGGCAATGACAACCTGCGTGCGTTGGTCACGACGACGGGAGGGCAGACGTTGCCCTACAGCGTGATGCGCTCCGCGGCGCAGGAATCCGGTGCCGCGGGCGGGGTGATTGCCGATGATGACACGAGGAAGGCGCGCAGTGTCTCCGGCAGCTGGGAGGAGACGCTCTCCCGCTATCAGCTCGACCCGGGCGGTGGGCACCTAGCCAGCGTGATGCTGTTCACGCGAGGGGCTCTCGATCCCAACTATCTCTATCGTGTGCCGGTGCCGGGACGCCCCGATCTCAACGAGATGCGTGCCGATCTGGACATGACAGACCACGACATCAAGGAGGCCGACAAGATATCCGCGAAGCAGTTCGTTACCGCGGGTAACAGCGGCTGGTATGCCCAGAAATGGGGCGGTGGCTGGCACATGAGCGACCACGATTGGATCCGCGCTACGGGGAACAAGGGAGTGGTAACAGGGGGGACCGTCCAGGGTGGCTATCTGTTGGCGAGCACGACGCAGAACCCGGGGGCAGGGTGTGAGCCCAACGGACTGATCGGCCGACAATCCGACGGGTCGCTACTCAGCTGCGTTAGCGGGAAATGGAGCAAGGTGGGGGGCGCCGGCTTTGGGCACTGGCGGCACCCGGGACGGTATCAGCGAGGTGGGAACAGCTACTACGCGGAGACTGCGCCGAGCGATGGCATCGTCATGGTGATTGGCCAGAGTTCGGGTAGTGAGGCCTGGGTGCAGCGAGGTGGAAAATCAAATGTCCAGATGGGCCCCTATGCAAAAAACCCGCCTGGCACTGATCGCAACGCTATACGCTTTGTCGGTGCCGAGGTGGATGGACAATGCACAAGTACGCGCAGCGGTGGGCACAGCGATGGGGCGTGCGATAGCTCTCGCGCCGGCAACAGTGGCACGGTGACTTTCGGCGTGCGTAAGGGTGACTGGTATTTCGTCACCCACGGCAGCGACGTATGGTTTCTGCCCTTGGGAGCCTAG
- the pilM gene encoding type IV pilus biogenesis protein PilM, which translates to MSGTIFAAIAVVVVMLTLSQSRVDDASLAMDRSDRQRYAFQLAEASALTWEWADKRGWADQAPTSTQSLPWPRGFENAPGMTFMVSSGVAYTWSSESGILSALMHQLDDRRGVGYASQGWLRSPYTTTTLAIPDDIPEGSVVVINFGPGITHGR; encoded by the coding sequence ATGTCGGGGACCATCTTCGCAGCCATTGCCGTCGTGGTCGTGATGCTCACGCTTTCGCAGAGCCGTGTCGACGACGCCAGTCTCGCCATGGATCGCAGCGATCGGCAACGCTATGCCTTCCAGCTCGCCGAGGCGTCGGCGCTGACCTGGGAGTGGGCCGACAAGCGTGGCTGGGCTGACCAAGCCCCCACATCTACACAATCTCTCCCCTGGCCGCGGGGCTTCGAGAATGCACCGGGCATGACGTTCATGGTTTCGAGCGGCGTGGCCTACACCTGGTCATCTGAGTCCGGGATCTTGAGCGCGCTGATGCATCAGCTCGATGATCGCCGCGGTGTGGGCTATGCAAGCCAGGGATGGCTGCGTAGCCCTTACACGACCACCACCTTAGCGATTCCCGACGACATTCCGGAGGGCAGTGTCGTGGTCATCAACTTCGGACCGGGGATAACACATGGTCGGTGA
- a CDS encoding A24 family peptidase, translating to MVGEMTIWLYACALLLGLQGGAAASRLADWLAGALERRWVREACDVLGTDPAAELSHLKPVARDRGSLGMAAGLFTAAMLLALLAPLGRSISAFWPGFAVLGWTSLVIVLIDCRYRLIPYALSGLVGLMGLMLHSTVASWVPLAHSVWGGLLGLSLWAVGQLRRDHIGEGDTALLAAWGCWVGVWGVAIVVWGAMVAGLLQLLWLRWVKRHGIREGIPFAPAITVAGWAVLAGQLTHGLPT from the coding sequence ATGGTCGGTGAGATGACGATCTGGCTCTACGCCTGTGCCTTGCTGTTGGGATTGCAAGGCGGGGCGGCGGCCAGCCGGCTCGCCGATTGGCTCGCCGGCGCGCTGGAGCGGCGCTGGGTCCGTGAAGCCTGCGACGTGTTAGGCACTGATCCCGCCGCGGAGCTGAGCCATCTCAAACCGGTAGCCCGAGATCGCGGCAGTCTGGGCATGGCTGCTGGCCTCTTCACCGCGGCCATGCTGCTGGCTCTGCTGGCGCCGCTCGGACGCTCGATATCGGCCTTCTGGCCGGGCTTTGCCGTCCTCGGCTGGACCTCCTTGGTGATCGTGCTGATCGACTGCCGCTATCGACTGATCCCCTATGCCCTGAGCGGCCTGGTTGGCCTCATGGGCCTGATGTTGCATTCAACGGTGGCGAGTTGGGTGCCACTCGCGCATAGCGTCTGGGGCGGGCTGCTGGGGCTCTCGCTTTGGGCAGTAGGGCAACTGCGCCGAGATCATATCGGTGAAGGGGATACAGCCTTGCTCGCCGCCTGGGGCTGCTGGGTCGGCGTCTGGGGCGTCGCCATCGTAGTGTGGGGCGCCATGGTCGCGGGACTGCTTCAGCTGCTCTGGCTCCGCTGGGTTAAGCGTCACGGCATTCGGGAGGGCATACCCTTCGCCCCGGCTATCACGGTGGCCGGTTGGGCCGTCTTGGCTGGCCAGTTGACCCACGGCTTGCCGACATAA